A genome region from Musa acuminata AAA Group cultivar baxijiao chromosome BXJ3-5, Cavendish_Baxijiao_AAA, whole genome shotgun sequence includes the following:
- the LOC135637927 gene encoding large ribosomal subunit protein uL23-like isoform X2 yields MAPPAKATSKKADDKTQALKAAKAVKSGSTLKKKAKKIRTSVTFHRPRTLTKERNPKYPRISAPPRNKLDQYQILKYPLTTESAMKKIEDNNTLVFIVDIRADKKKIKAAVKKMYDIQSKKVNTLIRPDGTKKAYVRLTPDYDALDVANKIGII; encoded by the exons ATGGCTCCACCGGCAAAAG CCACCTCCAAGAAGGCTGATGACAAAACACAGGCTTTGAAGGCTGCCAAGGCTGTGAAGTCAGGGTCCACCTTGAAGAAGAAGGCCAAGAAGATCAGGACATCTGTTACCTTCCACCGGCCAAGGACACTGACAAAGGAGAGAAACCCTAAGTATCCTAGAATCAGTGCCCCACCAAGAAACAAGCTTGATCAGTATCAAATCCTCAAATATCCCCTGACGACCGAATCTGCAATGAAGAAGATCGAAGACAACAACACACTAGTCTTCATTGTTGATATTCGAGCCGACAAGAAGAAGATCAAAGCAGCTGTGAAGAAGATGTATGACATCCAGTCAAAGAAAGTGAATACTCTGATCAG GCCTGATGGGACCAAGAAGGCATATGTGAGATTGACGCCTGACTACGATGCTCTCGATGTCGCAAATAAAATCGGCATCATCTAA
- the LOC135638304 gene encoding probable beta-1,4-xylosyltransferase IRX9H, translating into MASFRRALSAASHIHNDRSLHNHTLPSCISTSRHHPHSCCSFFAVRRLFEGVFLRKPFRGKPLPPQQHQHHHNSWKRYLSRLLLFFLLGFVFGLYPFAEVDDFVLRPHHFSFDSSPSISRNGSLPRRDLAAVLRPGDAEIEIVRSDDGHRYSNDEPLPNDLPDPSPPRNKLLIVVTPTYNHASQSYYLSRLGQTLRLVPPPLLWIVVEMNAASMETAEILMGTGVVYRHLVCKKNSTNIKDRGVHQRNTALEHIERHRLDGIVYFADDDNIYSLELFEELREIRRFGVWPVAMLSQSKNKAILEGPVCNGSQVIGWHTNEKSKRLRRFHVDMSGFAFNSTILWDYKRWHRPNSDAIRQLDTVKEGFQETTFIEQIVEDESQMEGLPNDCSRIMNWHLHLEGGDLVYPEGWQLSGNLDAIIRLTENMHLLQGKHFT; encoded by the exons ATGGCgtccttccgtcgagctctctcgGCGGCTAGCCACATCCACAACGATCGGTCCCTCCACAATCACACCCTCCCTTCTTGCATTTCCACCAGTCGCCATCACCCCCACTCCTGCTGCTCTTTCTTCGCGGTTCGCCGGCTCTTCGAGGGCGTCTTCCTCCGGAAGCCCTTCCGTGGCAAGCCGCTGCCGCCGCAGCAGCACCAGCACCACCACAATTCATGGAAGAGGTACCTCTCCCGcttgctcctcttcttcctcctcggctTCGTCTTCGGCCTCTACCCATTCGCGGAGGTTGACGACTTCGTCTTGCGGCCCCACCACTTCTCCTTTGATTCATCGCCCTCCATCAGCCGTAACGGTAGCCTTCCGCGCCGTGATCTCGCGGCAGTCCTCCGGCCCGGCGACGCAGAGATCGAGATCGTGCGATCCGATGACGGCCACCGGTACTCGAACGACGAGCCCCTTCCGAACGACCTACCGGATCCATCGCCGCCCAGGAATAAGTTGCTGATCGTCGTGACGCCCACATACAACCACGCCTCCCAGAGCTACTACCTTAGCCGCCTGGGCCAGACGCTGCGGCTGGTCCCGCCGCCCCTCCTCTGGATTGTGGTGGAGATGAACGCGGCCTCGATGGAGACCGCAGAGATTCTCATGGGCACTGGCGTCGTGTACAGGCATCTCGTCTGCAAGAAGAACTCGACCAATATCAAGGACAGAGGTGTCCACCAGCGGAACACCGCACTTGAGCACATCGAGCGGCATCGTCTGGATGGGATCGTGTACTTTGCGGACGACGATAACATCTACTCGCTCGAGCTGTTCGAGGAACTGAGGGAGATCAG GAGATTTGGTGTTTGGCCTGTTGCAATGCTTTCTCAAAGCAAAAATAAGGCAATATTGGAAGGCCCAGTGTGCAATGGAAGTCAAGTAATCGGATGGCACACTAATGAGAAAAGCAAGAGACTTAGGAGATTTCATGTTGATATGTCTGGATTTGCATTCAATAGCACCATACTCTGGGACTACAAAAGATGGCATCGTCCAAACTCAGATGCCATTAGGCAGCTAGACACGGTGAAAGAGGGTTTTCAG GAGACTACATTTATAGAGCAGATAGTAGAGGATGAAAGTCAAATGGAAGGCTTACCAAATGATTGCTCAAGGATCATGAATTGGCACCTCCATTTAGAAGGTGGAGATCTTGTTTATCCTGAAGGATGGCAACTCTCAGGCAACCTTGATGCCATTATTCGCTTAACAGAGAACATGCATCTTTTGCAAG GAAAGCACTTTACATAG
- the LOC135637908 gene encoding vegetative cell wall protein gp1-like: MAVASSLTPSSLALSLVSVVVLLSTADLAFSLIPPSSSPSPSPVPGGPLRSSPAPSPDSPPSPSPSPSPENLLSPLVPALPPEVPSPAPTPSATPSPAPVPSHEEIQSGEVADQAGRDGEGGGMSGEKKAGIAVGVVLGVAVLAGGAVLYKKRQDNIRRSR; encoded by the exons ATGGCGGTGGCCTCCTCCTTGACGCCGTCATCACTTGCGCTCTCGCTAGTTTCTGTCGTCGTCCTCCTTTCGACTGCGGATCTCGCTTTCTCTTTGATTCCACCGTCAAGCTCGCCCTCTCCCTCGCCGGTTCCAGGAGGTCCGCTCCGATCGTCTCCCGCACCCTCGCCGGACTCCCCTCCCTCGCCATCGCCATCGCCGTCGCCCGAGAACCTTCTCTCTCCACTGGTGCCGGCGCTGCCGCCGGAGGTGCCTTCGCCCGCTCCGACCCCATCCGCGACGCCGTCGCCAGCACCGGTGCCGAGCCACGAGGAGATCCAGTCCGGGGAGGTCGCCGACCAAGCGGGCCGTGACGGAGAAGGGGGAGGGATGAGCGGGGAGAAGAAGGCGGGGATCGCAGTGGGGGTGGTACTGGGGGTGGCGGTGCTCGCGGGCGGTGCTGTGCTGTACAAGAAGCGGCAGGACAACATCCGGCGGTCCAG GTGA
- the LOC135638991 gene encoding uncharacterized protein LOC135638991 isoform X2, whose translation MDIITSLDEDTKMILTLDEGRIVSSQGDMILEPYVGMEFGSEEAAKTFYGLYARHVGFCVRISRYTRSRRDNSIISRRIVCSREGFREIRASESLYGEQRNRQRVATRVGCKAMIMIKKIDIGKWIVTKFIKDHNHGPVPPRKVENRTVHKDDELVEKVCITEGDSVQEPFEGMEFESEEAAKLFYISYARSMGFRARISRYCRSRRDNSIISRQIVCSKEGFREDRAKKEITEEGKVKRPRMITRIGCKAMIIVKKMSGKWVVTKFEKEHNHVLPPSKKDPCHAGKFSNSQGTGRVSNETEIDRFSTGTKGNSQESLTVLYNQLCYEAIKYAQEGATTEHTYNVAMASLKEAAEKVAAAKRNAGITAQTGVASGRTRQAFLVSTESSIGSLVQVKSFHNLQSQDKARELKPQKQPVNFVLLPSGFLTDSNSSTCSTEAPFVFNVTADCLHGTQPIQTVNITNPNTVCKLSNNTTILFPERLFGSDSEGSDLPEEEKVELHKLDTAPEIAKSHQKSQKNGAGLSSTTQSSGKKISMGSSEVKLGYPALPVTVYMPVVGSIAETCAGTPGPGTSYALLATPIEALSVSAGPVEFCRQSQDGSPQLASKSSTVALLPSRGNPLHPKPYAGPNPEVHATAVACGARVISPKAATSLIKAIEARIRSSVAKSKLACGFRLLDSELTSPEPCNEEGKTKQNPMNVMSQWLEGSSEESKDDGSAAEAMELAVEADHPIAGADEQKNQSLFEGQIGLLDPIGAAGDMTII comes from the exons ATGGATATCATTACCTCTCTAGATGAAGACACCAAAATGATTTTAACGCTAGATGAAGGAAGGATAGTTTCATCTCAAGGTGATATGATCCTGGAACCATACGTGGGAATGGAGTTTGGATCTGAAGAAGCAGCAAAAACATTTTACGGTCTATATGCTAGGCATGTGGGTTTTTGTGTCCGCATCAGCAGGTACACCCGTTCAAGGCGTGATAACTCTATTATTTCCCGTAGAATTGTTTGTTCCAGGGAGGGTTTCCGTGAAATTCGTGCTAGTGAAAGTCTTTATGGTGAGCAAAGAAACCGACAAAGAGTGGCCACGAGAGTTGGTTGCAAAGCGAtgatcatgataaaaaaaatagacATAGGGAAATGGATTGTTACTAAGTTCATCAAGGACCATAACCATGGTCCAGTGCCTCCAAGGAAGGTAGAAAATAGGACAGTGCACAAGGATGATGAGTTGGTAGAGAAAGTGTGCATCACTGAAGGAGATTCTGTCCAAGAACCATTTGAGGGAATGGAATTTGAGTCTGAAGAGGCTGCAAAGTTATTCTACATTTCTTACGCTAGGAGCATGGGTTTTCGTGCACGTATTAGTAGGTACTGCCGTTCAAGACGTGATAATTCAATCATTTCTCGACAGATAGTGTGCTCAAAGGAGGGTTTCCGTGAAGATCGTGCAAAGAAGGAGATAACAGAGGAGGGAAAAGTTAAGCGCCCCAGAATGATAACGAGGATAGGTTGTAAGGCTATGATCATAGTAAAGAAGATGTCTGGAAAGTGGGTGGTAACAAAATTTGAGAAAGAACATAACCATGTTTTGCCACCTTCAAAGAAGGATCCCTGTCATGCTGGAAAATTCAGCAATTCACAAGGGACTGGTAGAGTGTCTAACGAGACGGAAATTGATCGGTTTTCTACTGGTACAAAAGGCAACTCTCAAGAATCCCTAACTGTTCTGTACAACCAGTTATGCTATGAAGCAATTAAATATGCACaagaaggtgcaaccaccgaacACACTTACAATGTGGCAATGGCTTCTCTAAAGGAGGCTGCAGAGAAGGTTGCTGCAGCGAAAAGGAATGCCGGAATAACGGCACAAACAGGAGTTGCTAGTGGTAGAACCAGACAAGCATTTCTTGTTTCCACAGAAAGTAGCATTGGTTCTTTGGTCCaagtcaaatcatttcataatttgCAATCTCAGGATAAGGCACGGGAACTCAAGCCTCAGAAACAGCCTGTTAATTTTGTGCTTTTACCCTCTGGTTTCCTGACTGATTCAAATTCATCTACTTGTTCTACTGAGGCTCCATTCGTTTTTAATGTTACTGCAGACTGTTTACATGGAACCCAGCCCATCCAAACAGTGAACATAACCAACCCTAATACTGTATGCAAACTGTCAAATAATACCACCATACTGTTTCCAGAAAGGTTGTTTGGAAGTGATTCAGAAGGCTCTGATTTGCCAGAAGAAGAGAAAGTGGAGCTACATAAACTAGATACAGCCCCTGAGATAGCTAAATCTCACCAGAAGTCTCAG AAAAATGGAGCTGGCTTATCTAGTACAACTCAGTCTAGTGGTAAGAAAATCAGCATGGGTTCCTCTGAAGTAAAGCTTGGCTATCCTGCACTTCCAGTGACAGTTTATATGCCTGTGGTTGGAAGCATTGCAGAAACTTGTGCAG GAACCCCAGGGCCAGGCACCTCTTATGCTCTTTTAGCTACTCCAATTGAAGCATTGTCTGTTTCTGCTGGGCCTGTGGAATTTTGCAGACAATCACAGGATGGAAGTCCTCAGCTAGCAAGCAAGAGTAGCACAGTGGCTCTGCTTCCATCACGAGGAAATCCATTACATCCTAAGCCATATGCAGGTCCCAACCCTGAGGTGCATGCAACTGCTGTTGCCTGCGGTGCCCGTGTAATCTCCCCCAAGGCAGCAACATCACTGATCAAGGCCATTGAAGCAAGGATAAGATCCTCTGTGGCCAAATCAAAACTTGCTTGTGGCTTTAGACTGTTGGATTCCGAGTTGACAAGTCCTGAACCCTGTAACGAGGAGGGCAAGACAAAGCAGAATCCCATGAATGTCATGTCACAATGGTTGGAAGGGAGTTCTGAGGAGTCGAAGGATGATGGATCTGCTGCTGAGGCAATGGAGTTGGCGGTTGAAGCTGACCATCCAATTGCAGGTGCTGATGAGCAGAAGAACCAGTCACTTTTTGAGGGGCAGATAGGCTTGTTGGACCCAATAGGAGCTGCCGGTGATATGACCATCATTTAG
- the LOC135638991 gene encoding uncharacterized protein LOC135638991 isoform X1: MDDELINHHIEFEDVKAEVSLDHMDIITSLDEDTKMILTLDEGRIVSSQGDMILEPYVGMEFGSEEAAKTFYGLYARHVGFCVRISRYTRSRRDNSIISRRIVCSREGFREIRASESLYGEQRNRQRVATRVGCKAMIMIKKIDIGKWIVTKFIKDHNHGPVPPRKVENRTVHKDDELVEKVCITEGDSVQEPFEGMEFESEEAAKLFYISYARSMGFRARISRYCRSRRDNSIISRQIVCSKEGFREDRAKKEITEEGKVKRPRMITRIGCKAMIIVKKMSGKWVVTKFEKEHNHVLPPSKKDPCHAGKFSNSQGTGRVSNETEIDRFSTGTKGNSQESLTVLYNQLCYEAIKYAQEGATTEHTYNVAMASLKEAAEKVAAAKRNAGITAQTGVASGRTRQAFLVSTESSIGSLVQVKSFHNLQSQDKARELKPQKQPVNFVLLPSGFLTDSNSSTCSTEAPFVFNVTADCLHGTQPIQTVNITNPNTVCKLSNNTTILFPERLFGSDSEGSDLPEEEKVELHKLDTAPEIAKSHQKSQKNGAGLSSTTQSSGKKISMGSSEVKLGYPALPVTVYMPVVGSIAETCAGTPGPGTSYALLATPIEALSVSAGPVEFCRQSQDGSPQLASKSSTVALLPSRGNPLHPKPYAGPNPEVHATAVACGARVISPKAATSLIKAIEARIRSSVAKSKLACGFRLLDSELTSPEPCNEEGKTKQNPMNVMSQWLEGSSEESKDDGSAAEAMELAVEADHPIAGADEQKNQSLFEGQIGLLDPIGAAGDMTII; the protein is encoded by the exons ATGGACGATGAGCTAATCAATCACCATATTGAATTTGAAGATGTGAAAGCAGAAGTTTCGTTGGACCACATGGATATCATTACCTCTCTAGATGAAGACACCAAAATGATTTTAACGCTAGATGAAGGAAGGATAGTTTCATCTCAAGGTGATATGATCCTGGAACCATACGTGGGAATGGAGTTTGGATCTGAAGAAGCAGCAAAAACATTTTACGGTCTATATGCTAGGCATGTGGGTTTTTGTGTCCGCATCAGCAGGTACACCCGTTCAAGGCGTGATAACTCTATTATTTCCCGTAGAATTGTTTGTTCCAGGGAGGGTTTCCGTGAAATTCGTGCTAGTGAAAGTCTTTATGGTGAGCAAAGAAACCGACAAAGAGTGGCCACGAGAGTTGGTTGCAAAGCGAtgatcatgataaaaaaaatagacATAGGGAAATGGATTGTTACTAAGTTCATCAAGGACCATAACCATGGTCCAGTGCCTCCAAGGAAGGTAGAAAATAGGACAGTGCACAAGGATGATGAGTTGGTAGAGAAAGTGTGCATCACTGAAGGAGATTCTGTCCAAGAACCATTTGAGGGAATGGAATTTGAGTCTGAAGAGGCTGCAAAGTTATTCTACATTTCTTACGCTAGGAGCATGGGTTTTCGTGCACGTATTAGTAGGTACTGCCGTTCAAGACGTGATAATTCAATCATTTCTCGACAGATAGTGTGCTCAAAGGAGGGTTTCCGTGAAGATCGTGCAAAGAAGGAGATAACAGAGGAGGGAAAAGTTAAGCGCCCCAGAATGATAACGAGGATAGGTTGTAAGGCTATGATCATAGTAAAGAAGATGTCTGGAAAGTGGGTGGTAACAAAATTTGAGAAAGAACATAACCATGTTTTGCCACCTTCAAAGAAGGATCCCTGTCATGCTGGAAAATTCAGCAATTCACAAGGGACTGGTAGAGTGTCTAACGAGACGGAAATTGATCGGTTTTCTACTGGTACAAAAGGCAACTCTCAAGAATCCCTAACTGTTCTGTACAACCAGTTATGCTATGAAGCAATTAAATATGCACaagaaggtgcaaccaccgaacACACTTACAATGTGGCAATGGCTTCTCTAAAGGAGGCTGCAGAGAAGGTTGCTGCAGCGAAAAGGAATGCCGGAATAACGGCACAAACAGGAGTTGCTAGTGGTAGAACCAGACAAGCATTTCTTGTTTCCACAGAAAGTAGCATTGGTTCTTTGGTCCaagtcaaatcatttcataatttgCAATCTCAGGATAAGGCACGGGAACTCAAGCCTCAGAAACAGCCTGTTAATTTTGTGCTTTTACCCTCTGGTTTCCTGACTGATTCAAATTCATCTACTTGTTCTACTGAGGCTCCATTCGTTTTTAATGTTACTGCAGACTGTTTACATGGAACCCAGCCCATCCAAACAGTGAACATAACCAACCCTAATACTGTATGCAAACTGTCAAATAATACCACCATACTGTTTCCAGAAAGGTTGTTTGGAAGTGATTCAGAAGGCTCTGATTTGCCAGAAGAAGAGAAAGTGGAGCTACATAAACTAGATACAGCCCCTGAGATAGCTAAATCTCACCAGAAGTCTCAG AAAAATGGAGCTGGCTTATCTAGTACAACTCAGTCTAGTGGTAAGAAAATCAGCATGGGTTCCTCTGAAGTAAAGCTTGGCTATCCTGCACTTCCAGTGACAGTTTATATGCCTGTGGTTGGAAGCATTGCAGAAACTTGTGCAG GAACCCCAGGGCCAGGCACCTCTTATGCTCTTTTAGCTACTCCAATTGAAGCATTGTCTGTTTCTGCTGGGCCTGTGGAATTTTGCAGACAATCACAGGATGGAAGTCCTCAGCTAGCAAGCAAGAGTAGCACAGTGGCTCTGCTTCCATCACGAGGAAATCCATTACATCCTAAGCCATATGCAGGTCCCAACCCTGAGGTGCATGCAACTGCTGTTGCCTGCGGTGCCCGTGTAATCTCCCCCAAGGCAGCAACATCACTGATCAAGGCCATTGAAGCAAGGATAAGATCCTCTGTGGCCAAATCAAAACTTGCTTGTGGCTTTAGACTGTTGGATTCCGAGTTGACAAGTCCTGAACCCTGTAACGAGGAGGGCAAGACAAAGCAGAATCCCATGAATGTCATGTCACAATGGTTGGAAGGGAGTTCTGAGGAGTCGAAGGATGATGGATCTGCTGCTGAGGCAATGGAGTTGGCGGTTGAAGCTGACCATCCAATTGCAGGTGCTGATGAGCAGAAGAACCAGTCACTTTTTGAGGGGCAGATAGGCTTGTTGGACCCAATAGGAGCTGCCGGTGATATGACCATCATTTAG
- the LOC135637927 gene encoding large ribosomal subunit protein uL23-like isoform X1 encodes MAPPAKAATSKKADDKTQALKAAKAVKSGSTLKKKAKKIRTSVTFHRPRTLTKERNPKYPRISAPPRNKLDQYQILKYPLTTESAMKKIEDNNTLVFIVDIRADKKKIKAAVKKMYDIQSKKVNTLIRPDGTKKAYVRLTPDYDALDVANKIGII; translated from the exons ATGGCTCCACCGGCAAAAG CAGCCACCTCCAAGAAGGCTGATGACAAAACACAGGCTTTGAAGGCTGCCAAGGCTGTGAAGTCAGGGTCCACCTTGAAGAAGAAGGCCAAGAAGATCAGGACATCTGTTACCTTCCACCGGCCAAGGACACTGACAAAGGAGAGAAACCCTAAGTATCCTAGAATCAGTGCCCCACCAAGAAACAAGCTTGATCAGTATCAAATCCTCAAATATCCCCTGACGACCGAATCTGCAATGAAGAAGATCGAAGACAACAACACACTAGTCTTCATTGTTGATATTCGAGCCGACAAGAAGAAGATCAAAGCAGCTGTGAAGAAGATGTATGACATCCAGTCAAAGAAAGTGAATACTCTGATCAG GCCTGATGGGACCAAGAAGGCATATGTGAGATTGACGCCTGACTACGATGCTCTCGATGTCGCAAATAAAATCGGCATCATCTAA
- the LOC135637926 gene encoding probable E3 ubiquitin-protein ligase LOG2, translated as MGNTGSRAGGGGAGLVGGRRRNSGRHHHHHHHPPPFGPAPSPPAPQPQQPPSPPPPPEVTANRYVFAAATPYPPQYPNPNPPQYFQYGYYPPPPPAMPAPLPAPFDHHHRGGGGGAHVEYPANHPGWVGTGRYPPCVPPPPPPHYVEHQKAVTIRNDVNIKKETLRVEPDEQNFGRFLVAFTFDATAAGSITVFFFAKEGTACNLTATREDLLKPVTICFKEGLGQKFRQPSGTGIDFSVFDGAQLIKEGGELDLYPLAVKAEAFPSSNQGPVDENSNLGTSNSQITQALFEKKENGEYHVRVVKQILWVNQTRYELQEIYGIGNSVDNDTDGNDPGKECVICLSEPRDTTVLPCRHMCMCSECAKVLRFQTHRCPICRQPVERLLEIKVNDRSEQQQQQEAQG; from the exons ATGGGGAACACGGGAAGCCGCGCCGGCGGGGGCGGCGCTGGCCTTGTCGGTGGTCGGCGGAGGAACTCTGGACgtcaccaccatcaccaccaccatccGCCTCCCTTCGGCCCCGCCCCTTCTCCACCGGCTCCGCAGCCGCAGcagccgccgtcgccgccgccgccgccggaggtGACTGCCAACCGCTACGTGTTTGCCGCGGCGACCCCTTACCCGCCACAGTACCCTAACCCGAACCCCCCGCAGTACTTCCAGTACGGGTACTACCCGCCCCCGCCACCGGCGATGCCAGCGCCTCTCCCGGCGCCGTTCGACCACCACCaccgcggaggcggaggcggggcACACGTGGAGTACCCGGCCAACCACCCGGGGTGGGTTGGCACCGGGAGGTACCCGCCGTGTGTTCCTCCGCCACCTCCACCTCATTATGTCGAGCACCAGAAGGCCGTCACCATCAGGAACGATGTTAATATTAAGAAGGAGACCCTCAGGGTCGAGCCCGATGAGCAGAATTTTGGTCGGTTCCTCGTCGCTTTCACGTTCGACGCCACCGCCGCGGGAAG CATCACTGTGTTCTTCTTTGCAAAAGAAGGTACAGCCTGCAACCTGACTGCAACAAGAGAGGACTTGCTTAAACCAGTCACAATATGTTTTAAGGAAGGTTTGGGTCAGAAGTTTAGACAACCATCTGGAACAGGAATTGACTTCTCAGTTTTTGATGGGGCTCAGTTgataaaagagggaggagaattgGACTTATATCCCCTTGCTGTAAAAGCAGAAGCTTTTCCATCCAGCAATCAAGGGCCAGTTGATGAGAACTCAAATTTAGGAACCTCAAATTCACAGATTACACAGGCCCTCTTTGAGAAGAAAGAGAATGGTGAGTATCATGTTCGTGTGGTGAAGCAGATCTTGTGGGTCAATCAGACCAGATACGAGTTGCAGGAGATCTATGGCATAGGGAACTCGGTTGACAATGACACTGATGGGAATGACCCAGGGAAAGAATGTGTGATTTGTCTATCCGAACCACGGGATACCACGGTTCTCCCTTGCAGGCACATG TGCATGTGCAGTGAATGTGCAAAGGTTCTTAGATTCCAGACCCATCGGTGCCCAATATGCAGGCAGCCGGTGGAGCGACTATTGGAGATCAAGGTCAACGACAGAtccgagcagcagcagcagcaagaggcCCAGGGTTGA